In one Nicotiana tomentosiformis chromosome 6, ASM39032v3, whole genome shotgun sequence genomic region, the following are encoded:
- the LOC138894491 gene encoding uncharacterized protein translates to MYTRFTTLTNELKYSGRIIPEEERVEKIHTRVLPITWESKITAIQESKNIATLPQDELIGNLTAYELRRQTMNMDVPKKESSLALRITEGSDLEDDEIAMITKDFKKYLRRGQGSSRSGSYSKAKVPEKQTNDGCYKCGKSDHHIKNCPLWEIEWKKERAERRSRKKEHVQPKKSNNKGSTETIVAS, encoded by the coding sequence atgtacacaaggttcactacactgacaaatgaactaaaatattctggaaggattattcctgaagaagaGAGGGTTGAGAAGATACATACTAGGGTATTGCCAATCACTTGGGAAAGCAAGATCACTGCCATCCaagaatcaaagaacattgctacTCTCCCACAAGATGAATTGATTGGAAATCTCACggcctatgaacttaggagacaaaccatgaatatggatgtacctaagaaggaaagtAGCTTGGCACtaagaatcactgaaggttctgatctggaagatgatgaaattgctatgatcaccaaagacttcaagaagtacctgaggagaggtcagggttcttcaagaagtggaagctacagCAAGGCAAAGGTTCCggagaagcaaaccaatgatggctgctacaagtgtggaaagtCGGATCATCATATCAAAAATTGTCCTttgtgggaaattgaatggaagaaagaaagagctgaacgaaggagtaggaagaaggaacatgttcaacccaagaaaagcaacaacaaaggatcaaccgAGACTATTGTCGCTTCTtag